One genomic region from Oncorhynchus keta strain PuntledgeMale-10-30-2019 chromosome 33, Oket_V2, whole genome shotgun sequence encodes:
- the LOC118366207 gene encoding putative adenosylhomocysteinase 3 isoform X3, translating to MLSKKKDEDTGGEPSRRKIQFADQKQEFNKRPTKIGRRSLSRSISQSSTDSYGSAASYTDSSDDETSPRDKQQKNSKGNGDFCIKNIKQADFGRREIEIAEQEMPALMALRKRAQGEKPLAGAKVVGCTHITAQTAVLMETLTALGAQCRWAACNIYSTQNEVAAALAEGGFSVFAWKGESEDDFWWCIDRCVNLEGWQPNMILDDGGDLTHWIYKKYPNMFKKIKGIVEESVTGVHRLYQLSKAGKLCVPAMNVNDSVTKQKFDNLYCCRESILDGLKRTTDVMFGGKQVVVCGYGEVGKGCCAALKAMGSIVYVTEIDPICALQACMDGFRLVKLNEVIRQVDIVITCTGNKNVVVREYLDRMKNGCIVCNMGHSNTEIDVASLRTPELTWERVRSQVDHVIWPDGKRIVLLAEGRLLNLSCSTVPTFVLSITATTQALALIELYNAPEGRYKQDVYLLPKKMDEYVASLHLPTFDAHLTELSDEQAKYLGLNKNGPFKPNYYRY from the exons ATGTTGTCGAAGAAGAAGGATGAAGACACTGGAGGTGAACCCAGTAGGAGAAAG ATCCAGTTTGCGGACCAGAAACAAGAGTTCAACAAACGTCCCACCAAAATCGGCCGCCGCTCCCTGTCCCGATCCATCTCCCAGTCCTCCACAGACAGCTACGGCTCAG CTGCGTCGTACACGGACAGCTCTGACGATGAGACTTCTCCTCGGGACAAGCAGCAGAAGAACTCCAAGGGCAACGGAGACTTCTGCATCAAGAACATCAAGCAGGCCGACTTCGGACGCAGGGAGATCGAGATCGCTGAGCAAG AGATGCCAGCCCTCATGGCCCTGAGGAAGAGAGCCCAGGGAGAGAAGCCTCTGGCTGGAGCCAAAGTAGTGGGCTGCACCCACATCACAGCTCAGACAGCc GTGTTGATGGAGACACTGACTGCCCTGGGGGCTCAGTGCAGGTGGGCTGCCTGTAACATCTACTCCACTCAGAACGAGGTGGCGGCAGCTCTGGCCGAGGGAG ggttctCTGTGTTCGCGTGGAAGGGCGAGTCGGAGGATGACTTCTGGTGGTGCATCGACCGCTGCGTCAACCTGGAGGGCTGGCAGCCCAACATG ATCCTGGATGACGGCGGAGACCTGACCCACTGGATCTATAAGAAATACCCCAACATGTTCAAGAAGATCAAAGGCATCGTGGAGGAGAGCGTCACTGGAGTACACCG GCTGTACCAGCTGTCCAAGGCGGGGAAGCTGTGTGTCCCGGCCATGAATGTCAACGACTCTGTGACCAAGCAGAAGTTTGACAACCTCTACTGCTGCAGGGAGTCCATCCTGGACGG TCTGAAGAGGACCACTGATGTAATGTTTGGGGGAAAGCAGGTGGTGGTGTGTGGATATGGAGAG GTGGGGAAGGGCTGCTGTGCTGCTCTCAAGGCCATGGGCTCCATCGTGTACGTCACAGAGATCGACCCCATCTGTGCCTTGCAGGCCTG CATGGATGGCTTCAGACTGGTGAAGCTGAATGAAGTGATCAGACAAGTGGACATTGTCATCACTTGCACAG GAAATAAGAACGTGGTGGTGAGAGAGTACCTGGACCGTATGAAGAACGGCTGTATCGTCTGTAACATGGGACACTCGAACACCGAGATCGACGTG GCGAGCCTGCGGACCCCGGAGCTGACCTGGGAGAGGGTGAGGTCACAGGTGGACCACGTCATCTGGCCCGACGGCAAGCGGATAGTGTTGCTGGctgag GGTCGTCTGCTGAACCTGAGCTGCTCTACGGTCCCCACCTTCGTCCTGTCCATCACCGCCACCACTCAG GCCCTGGCTCTGATAGAGCTGTACAACGCCCCGGAGGGACGCTACAAACAGGATGTCTACCTGCTGCCCAAGAAGATGG ATGAATATGTGGCCAGTCTTCACCTGCCTACGTTCGATGCCCACCTCACAGAGCTGAGTGACGAGCAGGCCAAGTACCTGGGCTTGAACAAGAACGGGCCCTTCAAGCCAAACTACTACAG GTATTAA